A part of Larkinella insperata genomic DNA contains:
- the uvrA gene encoding excinuclease ABC subunit UvrA: protein MNLSVSLPPDGSFQQPEVDRLDPKNYIIIKGARVHNLKSIDVAIPRNQLVVITGLSGSGKSSLAFDTLFAEGQRMYVESLSSYARQFLGRMEKPEVDYIKGVSPAIAIEQKVTTRNPRSTVGTTTEIYDYLKLLFARIGVTYSPVSGGEVRKDTVTDVVNYLYTYEQGQRVMVMAPLHIRPDRKLADELKILLQKGYTRIVADGEVLFIEEILDKTATEPASGADLEILIDRSSVQFDETGQPEEDNQYRFSDSIQTAFSEGEGVCRVDIVGKESRVFSDKFELDGITFEEPSVNLFTFNNPYGACRRCDGFGKVLGIDPDLVIPDKNLSVFEGALAPWRSEKMSEEFLRPLLKNGIRFDFPIHRPYKDLTQAQKDLLWTGNNHFQGLNAFFDFVESQTFKVQYRVMLSRYRGKTTCPECRGSRLRRDASYVKIAGKSITDIVLMPIDEAAAFFRTLELPPHQQEVGKRLLTEIRNRLDYMERVGLTYLTLNRLTNTLSGGEYQRIKLATSLGSALVGSMYILDEPSIGLHPRDTKQLVGVLETLRDMGNTVIVVEHEEEVMRAADQLIDIGPDAGVNGGHLVFQGTWEEITREGQAAGRFGLNGNDESEEHPFPSHTIAFLTGKETVPVPKFRRKATHWLEVNGARENNLKDVNARFPLNNLTVVTGVSGSGKSTLIRKVMFPALARLKGDGSEEAGKHDSLSGSLDQITSIEMIDQNPIGKSSRSNPVTYIKAYDYLRQVMADQPVAKARGYKPSHFSFNVDGGRCEVCQGEGEVKIEMQFMADIYLKCEGCNGKRFKQEVLEVTLADKNVSDILDMTVDEAIDFFKKAEQKMVEKLQPLQDVGLGYITLGQSSNTLSGGEAQRVKLASFLGKGNPNKGGTLFIFDEPTTGLHFHDIRKLLKAINALVDQGDSVIIIEHNTEVIKSADHVIDLGPEGGEKGGYITFAGTPEELVKLPEGENYTADFLRGKV, encoded by the coding sequence ATGAATTTATCCGTTAGTCTGCCGCCCGACGGCTCCTTTCAGCAACCCGAGGTCGACCGCCTTGACCCGAAAAACTACATCATCATCAAGGGTGCCCGGGTTCACAATCTGAAAAGCATCGACGTTGCCATTCCTCGTAATCAACTGGTTGTCATTACCGGCCTTTCCGGCTCGGGCAAGTCATCGCTGGCCTTCGACACCCTGTTTGCCGAAGGGCAACGCATGTACGTCGAGAGCCTGAGCAGTTACGCCCGGCAGTTTCTGGGCCGGATGGAAAAACCCGAAGTCGATTACATCAAGGGCGTGTCACCGGCCATTGCCATCGAACAAAAAGTAACGACCCGCAACCCCCGCTCCACGGTTGGAACGACCACCGAAATTTATGACTACCTGAAGCTGCTCTTTGCCCGCATTGGCGTGACGTACTCGCCCGTCTCGGGAGGGGAAGTCCGCAAAGATACCGTGACGGATGTTGTCAATTACCTTTATACGTACGAACAGGGCCAGCGCGTGATGGTTATGGCTCCGCTGCACATCCGCCCCGACCGTAAACTGGCCGACGAGCTGAAAATATTGCTGCAAAAAGGCTACACCCGGATTGTAGCCGACGGCGAGGTCCTGTTCATCGAAGAAATTCTGGACAAAACGGCCACCGAACCGGCTTCCGGCGCGGATCTGGAAATTCTGATCGACCGGAGTTCGGTACAATTTGATGAAACCGGGCAACCCGAAGAAGACAACCAATACCGTTTCTCGGATTCGATTCAGACGGCGTTCAGCGAAGGCGAGGGCGTTTGCCGGGTAGATATCGTCGGGAAAGAATCGCGCGTTTTCTCGGACAAGTTTGAGCTGGATGGGATTACGTTCGAAGAACCGAGCGTGAACCTGTTTACCTTCAACAACCCGTACGGTGCCTGCCGCCGGTGTGACGGCTTTGGGAAGGTTCTCGGCATTGACCCGGACCTGGTCATTCCGGATAAAAACCTGTCCGTTTTCGAAGGTGCCCTGGCGCCCTGGCGAAGCGAGAAAATGAGCGAAGAATTTCTGCGCCCGCTGCTCAAAAACGGCATCCGCTTCGACTTCCCGATTCACCGTCCCTACAAAGATCTGACGCAGGCGCAGAAAGACCTTCTCTGGACCGGCAATAACCATTTCCAGGGCCTGAATGCTTTCTTTGATTTTGTGGAAAGTCAGACGTTCAAGGTCCAGTACCGCGTGATGCTGTCGCGCTACCGGGGCAAAACCACCTGCCCGGAATGCCGGGGCTCGCGGCTGCGGAGGGACGCCAGTTACGTAAAAATTGCCGGCAAATCCATCACGGACATCGTGTTGATGCCGATTGACGAGGCCGCAGCTTTTTTCCGGACGCTGGAATTGCCGCCCCATCAGCAGGAAGTGGGCAAACGCCTTCTGACCGAAATTCGTAACCGGCTGGATTACATGGAACGCGTCGGGTTGACCTACCTGACCTTAAACCGGCTGACAAACACTTTATCGGGCGGTGAGTATCAGCGCATTAAGCTGGCCACTTCGCTGGGTAGTGCCCTGGTGGGTTCGATGTATATTCTCGACGAACCCAGCATCGGCCTGCACCCCCGCGACACCAAGCAGTTGGTAGGTGTGCTGGAAACGCTGCGCGATATGGGCAATACCGTTATCGTTGTCGAACACGAGGAGGAAGTGATGCGGGCCGCTGATCAGTTGATCGACATCGGCCCCGACGCGGGCGTCAACGGCGGTCATCTGGTTTTTCAGGGTACGTGGGAAGAAATCACACGGGAAGGCCAGGCCGCCGGGCGATTCGGCCTGAACGGCAATGACGAATCCGAAGAACACCCCTTCCCTTCCCATACCATTGCCTTCCTGACCGGGAAAGAAACCGTTCCGGTGCCGAAGTTTCGGCGCAAGGCCACGCACTGGCTGGAAGTAAACGGTGCGCGGGAAAATAACCTGAAAGACGTGAATGCCCGGTTTCCGCTGAACAACCTGACGGTGGTAACGGGGGTAAGCGGTTCGGGCAAATCGACGCTGATCCGCAAGGTGATGTTTCCGGCCCTGGCCCGCCTGAAGGGGGATGGCTCGGAAGAAGCCGGCAAACACGATAGCCTGAGCGGCAGCCTGGACCAGATCACGTCCATTGAGATGATCGACCAGAACCCGATTGGCAAATCGTCGCGCTCGAACCCGGTGACCTACATTAAAGCTTACGATTACCTGCGGCAGGTCATGGCGGATCAGCCGGTGGCGAAAGCTCGCGGCTACAAACCGTCGCACTTCTCGTTCAACGTCGACGGCGGGCGCTGTGAGGTGTGCCAGGGCGAGGGCGAAGTAAAGATCGAGATGCAGTTCATGGCCGACATTTACCTGAAATGCGAAGGCTGTAACGGCAAACGGTTTAAACAGGAAGTGCTGGAAGTGACGCTGGCCGACAAGAACGTTTCCGATATTCTGGACATGACCGTTGATGAGGCCATTGACTTTTTCAAAAAGGCCGAGCAGAAAATGGTGGAAAAGTTGCAGCCGTTGCAGGATGTCGGCCTGGGTTACATCACGCTCGGGCAGTCGTCGAATACGTTGTCGGGCGGTGAAGCCCAACGGGTTAAGCTGGCGTCGTTCCTCGGTAAAGGCAACCCCAACAAAGGCGGCACGCTGTTCATTTTTGACGAACCGACAACGGGTTTGCACTTCCACGACATTCGGAAGCTGCTGAAAGCCATCAACGCCCTGGTTGATCAGGGCGATAGCGTGAT
- a CDS encoding MgtC/SapB family protein produces the protein MNFITQEDILKLGLAMVLGGLIGAEREYRSKSAGLRTTILICVGSALFTIVSSRFRDDRIAANIVNGIGFLGAGIIFRQETSIKGLTTAATIWSVAAIGMAIGSGFYGLAVAGFAVIGATLLVLPGVAARIARVNQARQYRIVTAFRHQTLDHYEAVFQECGLRPQRQVQQRVGNEITGRWRVNGPEEAHERCIQRLLNDPELKEFEF, from the coding sequence ATGAATTTTATAACGCAGGAAGACATACTGAAACTCGGGCTGGCAATGGTGCTGGGCGGTCTGATCGGTGCCGAGCGTGAATACCGCAGCAAATCGGCGGGCCTGCGGACCACCATTCTGATTTGCGTCGGTTCGGCGCTGTTTACCATTGTTTCGAGCCGCTTCCGGGACGACCGGATTGCGGCCAACATCGTCAACGGCATTGGCTTTCTGGGGGCGGGTATCATTTTCCGGCAGGAAACGAGCATCAAAGGGCTGACCACGGCGGCCACCATCTGGTCGGTAGCCGCCATCGGAATGGCCATCGGTTCTGGTTTTTACGGATTAGCCGTGGCCGGTTTTGCGGTCATCGGAGCGACGTTGCTGGTATTGCCGGGCGTAGCTGCCCGCATTGCGCGCGTCAACCAGGCCCGGCAATACCGCATTGTGACGGCGTTTCGGCACCAGACGCTGGATCACTACGAAGCGGTTTTTCAGGAATGCGGGTTGCGGCCGCAGCGGCAGGTTCAGCAGCGCGTGGGCAATGAGATCACGGGGCGCTGGCGGGTGAACGGTCCGGAAGAGGCCCACGAACGCTGCATTCAGCGATTGCTAAACGACCCGGAATTGAAAGAGTTTGAGTTCTGA
- a CDS encoding SusC/RagA family TonB-linked outer membrane protein — protein sequence MKHFFTFLFLIVFTIHLQAQTVTLKGSIKDAVSNEPLPGVAVLIKGTTRGTASGADGSFTLDAPKGSVLSFSFIGYAPQEITVGSQAFVTVSMQPSTLDLSEVTVTALGIKREKRALGYAVSDVGNENIANNGETNPIASIAGKVAGVNISSTTAGPTGSSRVVIRGIRELQGSNQPLYVIDGVPAVNGNIGSASQWGGFDLGDGLSDINPNDIESISVLKGSAAAALYGSRALNGVILITTKSGKANKGIGVEFNSSFTIDEISTRLDARQKTYGQGNDGVFPTDPLQARNITSNWGPKFADFETITQADGTVRPYRYMDDNIQDFFRLGKTAMNTIAVTGGKDDNTVRLSYSNIGNKDIVPKSGYDKHIFAIRAASKITDKLSVDAKVNYMTEKVRNRPALTDEVSNIGNGLLGLAANFDQVWLQDYTNPDGTYKNYTGNIYRANPYWTLNKTFNQSTKERVGGYINLNYTFNKMFSLNLQGGTDFFSFNHDNFYDKFTPAYDGGALNQLSMNTKETNFQGLFNFNKDLGKDFKVSAMVGANLMRYRSRGNNISATQIIQPGTPNLVNFSEKLIQPFDNRKEIQSVFASAQLSYREYLFFNLQGRNDWASTLPPQNNSFFYPSADVSFVLSDAFKFESPALSFAKVRASLGQVGSDFDPYKTTFAYSLTGRSIRGFPMGEILGSSIPNANLKPQIKTSFEVGTDVRLFQNRIGVDLTYYDEVTNDVLLDITVPETTGFNTASLNAAKLRNRGVELLINTTPVRLNNGFQWDLSVNFAKNVNQVVELSDLLETFTVAEARWAGATIIAEKGKPFGTIMGNGFLRDESGNRVFNSSNGEPLPTTQPIALGNTLPNWTGGMITSFSYKGLQLKAALDVRMGGDIFSMSNMTMHMNGSHINTEAGRESWNEYQQERQAAQAAGAEGNIDDPASPYYVNRNNRGYIGEGVNQEGKPNAIPISPAAYWQSIGNNIPEPFIYDASYVKLRDLGLNYTFSNAVLKKTPFKTVTLGVIGRNLWIIHKNTPNIDPESNYNNGNGQGFEYGSLPGRRRYGFNLVLKF from the coding sequence ATGAAACACTTTTTTACCTTCCTTTTTCTAATCGTGTTCACCATCCACCTGCAGGCCCAGACGGTAACCCTGAAAGGAAGCATTAAAGATGCCGTGAGCAACGAGCCTTTACCCGGGGTTGCCGTCCTTATCAAAGGCACTACCCGCGGAACCGCTTCGGGGGCCGATGGGTCGTTTACGCTGGACGCTCCGAAGGGATCAGTACTGTCGTTCTCTTTTATTGGCTACGCCCCCCAGGAAATAACGGTGGGTAGCCAGGCGTTCGTGACAGTTAGTATGCAACCCAGCACGCTGGACCTGTCTGAAGTAACGGTTACGGCGCTGGGCATCAAGCGGGAAAAACGGGCGCTGGGCTACGCGGTTTCCGATGTAGGCAACGAAAACATTGCCAACAACGGTGAAACCAACCCCATCGCTTCCATCGCCGGTAAAGTGGCCGGGGTGAATATTTCATCCACCACCGCCGGACCGACCGGTTCCAGCCGGGTGGTCATTCGTGGAATTCGGGAATTGCAGGGCAGCAACCAGCCGCTGTACGTCATCGACGGTGTTCCCGCCGTGAACGGCAACATCGGTAGCGCCAGCCAGTGGGGCGGTTTCGACCTGGGCGACGGGCTGAGCGACATCAACCCCAACGACATTGAATCCATATCGGTCCTGAAAGGGTCGGCAGCCGCGGCTCTGTACGGCAGCCGGGCGTTGAACGGGGTAATCCTGATCACGACCAAAAGCGGAAAAGCCAACAAAGGCATCGGTGTCGAATTCAACAGTTCGTTTACCATTGATGAGATTTCGACCCGGCTGGACGCGCGGCAGAAAACGTACGGCCAGGGCAACGACGGCGTTTTTCCGACCGATCCGCTGCAGGCCCGCAACATCACCAGCAACTGGGGGCCCAAGTTCGCCGATTTCGAAACCATCACCCAGGCCGACGGTACGGTGCGGCCGTACCGGTACATGGACGATAACATCCAGGATTTTTTCCGCCTGGGCAAAACGGCCATGAACACCATTGCGGTCACAGGTGGCAAAGACGACAATACCGTGCGGTTATCGTATTCCAACATTGGCAACAAGGACATTGTGCCGAAAAGCGGGTACGACAAACACATTTTTGCGATCCGGGCGGCCTCGAAAATTACCGATAAGCTCTCGGTGGACGCCAAGGTGAACTACATGACGGAGAAGGTCCGCAACCGCCCCGCCCTAACCGACGAAGTCAGCAACATCGGAAACGGTTTGCTGGGGCTGGCGGCCAACTTCGACCAGGTCTGGTTGCAGGATTACACGAACCCCGACGGAACCTATAAAAACTACACGGGCAACATCTACCGCGCCAACCCGTATTGGACGCTCAACAAAACCTTCAACCAGAGCACCAAGGAACGGGTGGGCGGTTACATCAACCTGAATTATACGTTCAACAAGATGTTCAGCCTGAACCTTCAGGGCGGAACGGACTTCTTCTCGTTCAACCACGACAATTTCTACGACAAGTTTACGCCCGCTTACGACGGCGGGGCGCTGAATCAGTTGTCCATGAACACCAAGGAAACCAACTTTCAGGGGTTGTTCAACTTCAACAAAGACCTCGGCAAAGACTTCAAGGTGTCGGCTATGGTAGGGGCCAACCTGATGCGGTACCGCAGCCGGGGCAACAACATCAGCGCTACGCAGATCATCCAGCCCGGAACGCCCAATCTGGTCAACTTTTCGGAAAAACTGATTCAGCCGTTCGACAACCGCAAGGAAATTCAGTCGGTTTTTGCCAGCGCGCAACTGAGTTACCGGGAGTACCTGTTCTTTAACTTACAGGGCCGGAACGACTGGGCCTCGACCCTGCCCCCGCAGAACAATTCGTTCTTCTACCCCTCGGCTGATGTGAGCTTCGTGTTGTCGGATGCATTCAAATTTGAATCTCCGGCGCTGTCGTTTGCCAAAGTCCGGGCATCGCTGGGGCAGGTGGGCAGCGACTTCGATCCTTACAAAACCACCTTCGCCTACAGCCTGACGGGTCGCTCGATCCGGGGTTTTCCGATGGGCGAGATTCTGGGCAGCTCCATTCCGAATGCCAACCTGAAACCGCAGATCAAAACCTCTTTTGAAGTGGGAACCGACGTCCGGCTTTTCCAGAACCGCATCGGCGTTGACCTGACCTATTACGACGAAGTTACCAACGACGTGTTGCTGGACATTACCGTGCCGGAAACCACCGGCTTCAACACCGCGTCGCTCAACGCAGCCAAACTGCGGAACCGGGGGGTTGAGTTACTGATTAACACCACTCCGGTCCGGCTCAACAACGGTTTTCAGTGGGACCTGTCGGTCAATTTTGCTAAGAACGTAAACCAGGTGGTGGAGTTGAGCGATTTGCTGGAAACCTTCACCGTGGCCGAAGCGCGCTGGGCCGGGGCCACCATCATTGCCGAGAAAGGCAAGCCGTTCGGTACCATCATGGGCAACGGTTTCCTGCGGGATGAAAGCGGCAACCGGGTGTTCAACAGCAGCAACGGCGAACCCCTGCCGACTACCCAGCCCATTGCCCTTGGCAACACGCTGCCCAACTGGACGGGCGGGATGATCACGTCTTTTTCGTACAAAGGCTTGCAATTGAAAGCGGCCCTTGATGTGCGCATGGGGGGCGATATCTTCTCGATGAGCAACATGACCATGCACATGAACGGTTCGCACATCAACACCGAAGCGGGCCGCGAATCCTGGAATGAATACCAGCAGGAGCGCCAGGCCGCCCAGGCCGCCGGAGCCGAAGGCAACATCGACGACCCGGCCAGTCCGTACTACGTCAACCGCAACAACCGGGGCTACATTGGGGAGGGCGTCAACCAGGAAGGCAAACCCAACGCCATTCCGATTAGCCCGGCGGCCTACTGGCAGAGCATCGGCAACAACATTCCGGAGCCGTTTATCTACGACGCCAGCTACGTCAAACTGCGCGATCTGGGCCTGAACTACACGTTTTCCAATGCCGTCCTGAAAAAGACGCCGTTTAAGACCGTTACGCTGGGGGTTATCGGCCGGAACCTGTGGATCATTCACAAGAACACGCCCAACATCGACCCCGAATCCAACTACAACAACGGCAACGGCCAGGGCTTTGAGTACGGTTCGCTGCCCGGCCGTCGGCGGTATGGATTTAACCTGGTATTGAAATTTTAA
- a CDS encoding SusD/RagB family nutrient-binding outer membrane lipoprotein, giving the protein MKTILYILAVAALFLQGCTEHFEDLNKNPAGFSTISPGVQLTKVQADLSGQREDVWRYDLAISSPLVQHLAGSWWTQHGGQYRILDKGQWYTLWETTYPRDLKNIQDLVNRTANDPELVNIHAAGRIMRVYIFSRLTDLYGDIPYSEAIKGYTEKIFLPKYDTQEAIYTSFFEELDAAVKSMDPTKPIVQGDAFFDGNVDKWIKFGNSLRLRLGFRLTKVKPDVAKQQVEAAIAGGVMTNNSFSCVMRHEAINYTFGENRGNGRSQVFQADVSSSGFRLTNTLVNFMKQTKDPRLTIYGGTYLPVNGSEAIDNSKNLDITGSLQEGLAYGAMSWNVWTPDQTVTLPSSQTVVVPTAYRRMQPSKYVAALNAPFFHLTYAEVEFLLAEAAARGWGGQTNPSDHFMKGVQASCESMTLYPGAPAIAQPSIDSLKATYKAFPTTLAGQMKAIHEQLWVHFFLNGSEAYSNFRRTGYPALVPFTSVDWYNSGTNGVIPRRFFYPESEAVQNPTNYKEAVGRIGGQDDWLKRVWWDKE; this is encoded by the coding sequence ATGAAAACGATTCTTTATATCCTGGCGGTCGCGGCCCTGTTTCTGCAGGGATGCACCGAACATTTTGAAGACCTCAATAAAAATCCGGCGGGCTTTTCAACGATTTCGCCGGGCGTGCAGCTGACCAAAGTGCAGGCCGATTTGTCGGGCCAGCGCGAAGATGTCTGGCGCTACGACCTCGCCATCAGCTCCCCCCTGGTGCAGCACCTGGCCGGTTCGTGGTGGACCCAGCACGGCGGCCAATACCGGATTCTGGACAAGGGACAATGGTATACGCTCTGGGAAACGACCTACCCCCGCGACCTGAAAAACATTCAGGATCTGGTCAACCGCACCGCCAACGATCCGGAACTGGTCAACATCCACGCTGCGGGCCGGATCATGCGCGTCTACATCTTTTCCCGCCTGACCGACCTGTACGGCGACATTCCGTATTCGGAAGCCATCAAAGGTTACACGGAAAAGATTTTCCTGCCTAAGTACGATACGCAGGAGGCCATTTACACCAGTTTTTTTGAAGAACTCGACGCGGCCGTCAAATCGATGGATCCTACCAAACCGATTGTCCAAGGCGACGCGTTTTTCGACGGAAATGTCGACAAATGGATCAAATTTGGTAATTCGCTGCGCCTGCGGCTGGGTTTCCGCCTGACCAAAGTGAAGCCGGACGTGGCCAAGCAGCAGGTCGAAGCCGCCATTGCCGGGGGCGTCATGACCAACAACAGCTTCTCGTGCGTAATGCGGCACGAAGCCATCAATTACACGTTTGGTGAAAACCGGGGTAACGGCCGGTCGCAGGTTTTTCAGGCGGATGTTTCCTCGTCCGGTTTCCGGTTGACCAACACGCTGGTCAATTTCATGAAGCAAACCAAAGACCCGCGCCTGACAATCTACGGCGGCACGTACCTGCCCGTCAACGGCAGTGAAGCCATCGACAACTCCAAAAACCTCGATATTACGGGCAGTTTGCAGGAGGGCCTTGCCTACGGGGCCATGTCGTGGAATGTGTGGACACCGGACCAGACCGTGACGTTGCCGTCCAGCCAGACGGTGGTGGTTCCGACGGCCTACCGCCGGATGCAGCCGAGCAAATACGTGGCCGCCCTGAATGCGCCCTTTTTCCATCTGACGTACGCTGAAGTGGAGTTTTTGCTGGCGGAAGCCGCGGCCCGGGGCTGGGGAGGCCAAACCAATCCGTCGGACCATTTTATGAAAGGCGTTCAGGCGAGTTGCGAGAGCATGACCCTCTATCCCGGCGCACCGGCCATTGCCCAACCGTCAATTGATAGCCTGAAAGCCACCTATAAAGCTTTTCCTACTACGCTGGCGGGCCAGATGAAAGCCATTCACGAACAGCTCTGGGTCCACTTTTTCCTGAACGGTTCCGAAGCCTATTCCAACTTCCGCCGAACGGGGTACCCGGCGCTGGTGCCCTTCACCTCGGTCGACTGGTACAACAGCGGCACCAACGGCGTTATTCCCCGCCGGTTTTTCTACCCGGAATCCGAAGCCGTACAGAACCCAACCAATTACAAAGAGGCCGTTGGCCGGATTGGCGGGCAGGACGATTGGCTGAAGCGCGTGTGGTGGGACAAAGAATAA
- a CDS encoding aryl-sulfate sulfotransferase, producing MATLKTPFYLILLLAGIGLSCQKDLEEAASPALQTVSVSNQESSALVAQIKFSLTRESSAVVIYWPVSGTEQNALQSAVSGIKKNHAIPLFQLRAQTTYQYKILLIDPNGQKKEAGPPETFTTAAVPEWLKKYYDESENRIQESLTGYYLVIPAAQPGGLLLLNRRGELSWYWSPPARYVVKTARFTPKNSLLMLLDEHGTPYNDGNVVLETNLAGDTLALFRMGEKGFDKWLHHDLQMDANGNLVAITNETKNNLPGDGLLMLDPQGRKLWEWSTFQELTDIDPTQYAQPWGNSLVIDKDNHYLVSFRALSQVWKIHSGTGKVLWKLGKNGTVKTPTGTDFLFQHFAHRNAQDEIMLFDNGGPLRPQTRVLSFRINETTLEATPSLNFALPGNLYSAIMGSAALLPDGSILSASAVNGKLVKTDPSGRIIWTLTTSQPIYRADYVPNPFGQAQ from the coding sequence ATGGCAACGTTGAAAACCCCTTTTTACCTCATCCTTCTTCTGGCAGGCATTGGATTGTCCTGCCAGAAGGACCTGGAGGAAGCCGCCAGCCCGGCCCTGCAAACCGTGTCGGTTTCCAATCAGGAGTCGTCGGCATTGGTCGCCCAGATCAAGTTCAGTCTGACGCGGGAGTCGTCGGCGGTGGTCATCTACTGGCCCGTTTCCGGTACTGAGCAGAATGCCTTGCAGTCGGCGGTTTCGGGTATTAAAAAGAACCACGCCATTCCATTGTTTCAGCTCAGGGCTCAAACCACTTACCAGTACAAGATTCTGCTGATCGACCCCAACGGTCAGAAAAAGGAAGCCGGTCCGCCGGAAACGTTTACTACGGCTGCGGTACCGGAATGGCTCAAAAAGTACTACGACGAAAGCGAAAACCGGATTCAGGAATCCTTGACGGGCTACTATTTGGTTATTCCGGCGGCTCAACCGGGTGGTTTGCTGCTCCTCAATCGCCGGGGCGAGTTAAGCTGGTACTGGTCGCCCCCCGCCCGGTACGTGGTCAAAACCGCACGTTTTACGCCCAAAAACTCCCTGCTGATGCTGCTGGACGAACACGGAACGCCCTACAACGACGGCAATGTAGTGCTGGAAACGAACCTGGCCGGTGATACGCTCGCGCTCTTCCGGATGGGGGAGAAAGGATTTGACAAATGGCTGCACCACGACCTTCAGATGGACGCTAATGGCAACCTGGTAGCCATTACCAACGAAACAAAGAATAATCTACCCGGCGACGGGCTGCTGATGCTGGACCCGCAGGGCCGGAAGCTCTGGGAGTGGTCGACGTTTCAGGAACTCACCGACATTGACCCTACCCAATACGCGCAACCCTGGGGCAATTCGCTGGTGATCGACAAAGACAACCACTACCTGGTTTCGTTCCGGGCGCTGTCGCAGGTCTGGAAAATTCATTCGGGAACCGGGAAAGTCCTGTGGAAGCTGGGAAAAAACGGTACGGTGAAGACGCCCACCGGAACCGATTTTCTGTTCCAGCATTTTGCGCACCGCAACGCCCAGGACGAAATCATGCTGTTTGACAACGGCGGCCCGCTCCGCCCCCAAACCCGCGTTCTGTCTTTCCGGATCAACGAAACTACGCTGGAAGCCACGCCCAGCCTAAACTTCGCTCTACCCGGAAATCTGTACTCGGCCATCATGGGCAGCGCAGCGTTGCTACCCGACGGCAGCATTTTGTCGGCCAGCGCCGTTAATGGCAAGCTGGTCAAAACCGACCCCTCAGGCCGAATCATCTGGACGCTGACCACCAGCCAGCCCATTTACCGGGCAGATTATGTGCCAAACCCGTTTGGGCAAGCGCAGTAA